CTCCTCAGCGCGCAGGCGCACTCCAGACCGGTGAGGCCGGCGCCGAGGACGACGGCGCTCCTTGAGACGGCCGCGGCCGAGATCAGCTCCCGGGTGTCCTGAAGCGAGTTGAAGGTGTGGACACCGGGCAGTTCGCCACCGAGCGGCGGGGGCCTGAAGGGCACGGAGCCCGTGGCCAGGAGGAGGATGTCGTACTCGAGCTCCTTTCCGTCAGCAAGAATGACGCGCCTCCGCGCCGGGTCGATGGCTCTCGCCTCCGCGCCGAGGTGGGGAGTCACTCCCATCTTCCGCAAGGCAGCCTCGTCGTGGGTGATGATGCGCTCCTCGTCCACCTCGCCCGAGAGGACGTAGGGCAGGGCGCAGAGAGAGTAAACAGCCCTCTCCCTGCTGACCAGCACGACCTCCTCTCCAAGTTTGCGGAGGCGGGCGGCCGCGGCCATGCCGGCGGCCCCGGAGCCGATTATGACGGTGGCCATCGATGGGGGTATGCGCCGGGGGGAATAAAGCTGATTGGGTGCCCGCATCTTCATGTATGAGCAGGAAGAGGGCGCTGTAAAACTCCCGCTCGATTACCTTGTCGTGCGCCTTTTCCACGCAATAGTCAGAGCGACGGTGGCGAGAATAACCACCGCCCACATCCAGAAAAGAAATGTTTCGCGCGAGATTCTAACGGCCTGCACGGTTATTTCAAAGCTCTTCTCGGCCAGAGCGCCGTCGTCGTCGCGCACCGCCACCCTGACCAGATATTTCCCCGGCTTTGTGAAAGTATAATTGATAACTGTGCCGTGGATGGTCCTGTTCTCAATCAGCCAGCTCACAGACACGACGCAGCCGTCCAGGTCGAAGGAGCCTGAGGCGTCTAGAAATGCTCTCTCGTCGGCCATGAGCTTTTGTTCGTATTTGAGCCCAATCACAGGGCCTCTGTTCCGCACATTTATCGTTATGTTGGTCACGTTCTCATCAAAATCATCGTCTATGACTCTCAGTTTTACTTCATAGGTCCCGTCGTCCCTGTACTCGTGGCTCACGTTTTCGCCCACCGCAGTGGTTCCATCGCTAAAGTCCCATATATAGAGCTTTACGGTACCGTCCGCGTCGCTCCCCGAAGCGGTGAGATTGATTTTCTCGAGTGTGAGGGGGGAGGTGGAGGAGGCGTTTATCGCGCCCTGCGGCGGGATGTTTTCGACGATAATCTGCTTTCTGGCGATGTTGCTCGCCGCGCTGTCATCATCTACGACATAGAGCGTGGGCCAGAATGTGCCTTTGGTCCGGTAGCGGTGGGTCGGGTTGGGCTCATCGCTCGTGGAGCCGTCTCCAAAGTCCCAGAAGTACCGCGATATTGCCCCGTCCATGTCGAAGGCCTCGGGCGTGAAGGCGATGTCGTCGAGAATGGTGGCGGTCGTCAGGGACATATTGAAGTCGGCCAGGGGGCCGCGATTCATGACATAAATCTTGAACTCGGTCGAGTTGGACGCGCCATCGTCGTCCCAGGTGGTGAAATGGACGGTATATATTCCCGCCTTGGAGTAGCTGTGGACAGGGTTGGGTATATCATTGATATTTCCATTACCAAAGTTCCAATATATTTTAGTAATGAAACCGTCAATGTCATATACAGAAATATTAAAATAAATGGGTTCATTAGTTAAATAAATAAAGAATAAGGAGCTACTTTCAATTACTGGGGGTCTATTGTTGATTGTTAAATTAATATAGCACCAATTGCTTGTTAACCCATATTCGTCACGGACTTTTAATTTTGCTATATAGTTACCCATCTTATGATATAAATGTTTAATCGATTTGTCGTTAATCCAATTTGAATTATTTCCATCGCCAAAATCGAAAAAAAGTTCGTTAAAAATAGTGATACCTTGAAAAGTAATTGGTTCAATTGTCAGTGCATTATCTGGCCATACTATTATCTTTGGCAAATCTATTATTACGGTGACGGCAAGATTATTATTATTCTCATTTATTTCATTAAAATAATTATCAGGGTCAATAGTTAATAAACAAATATGTGATAATTGATTTTGATCCCTAAATTTAAGATTGAGATTATATAGACTAGCGTTATCTAAATCATACGATGAAATATTAATATAGGTTATATATAAATCGCACTCGATGAGAATTGTAACATTAATAGAGGTCAATTTCCAGTTCAATATTGTTAATGGTATTATGGCTTCTTTTTTAGATGGAGTATATACTTTACTCGGACCTTGTAGAACTAGATCGAAATTGTAGCAATATTCAGAAATATGGAATTGAGAAAATAATTCATCATCAAATTTTGATGGCTTCCATGTTTTTATTGTCGAAAAGTTGTATAATATTTTGTTGAACATCATTTTTTTAAGGGTCTCCAACGAAATTGGGATACTACTTGGATACGAGTTACCGAGAATATGTATAACATTTTCTTTATTAAGTTGAATTTCTATTCCGATACAGTTATCTAAAATCATTGCATATAGAATACCTAAATCAGAATCTGCTCCGGGGCCCCAGTCCGAGTTGAAACGAATTTCATCAATTAACCTGACCCCTTTTTTTGACCAACCCATAATAGAATCTATCCAATGACTTTCATATATCGTGAGCCGTAAGAATGGTTGTGTGGATAACAAGCCAAATTCCGGAAAAGTAAATCGGAGTTTTAGATCATACGAACCCAATAAAAAATTATCTAACAATAGACCATTATTAATATCCCTAGATGATAGTATAATGAATAAAATTAAGTCGGTGTCATTATGGCACATTTT
This genomic interval from Thermoplasmata archaeon contains the following:
- a CDS encoding PKD domain-containing protein gives rise to the protein MNRGPLADFNMSLTTATILDDIAFTPEAFDMDGAISRYFWDFGDGSTSDEPNPTHRYRTKGTFWPTLYVVDDDSAASNIARKQIIVENIPPQGAINASSTSPLTLEKINLTASGSDADGTVKLYIWDFSDGTTAVGENVSHEYRDDGTYEVKLRVIDDDFDENVTNITINVRNRGPVIGLKYEQKLMADERAFLDASGSFDLDGCVVSVSWLIENRTIHGTVINYTFTKPGKYLVRVAVRDDDGALAEKSFEITVQAVRISRETFLFWMWAVVILATVALTIAWKRRTTR